One window of Desulfarculus baarsii DSM 2075 genomic DNA carries:
- a CDS encoding adenylosuccinate synthase, whose product MPGVVVVGTQWGDEGKGKVVDLLTQRVDAVVRFQGGNNAGHTVVVGQDKFILHLIPSGVLHENKSCFVGNGVVVDPEVFIAEIDRLEQRGVDVSPRKLRLSERAHLIMPYHKALDVAREKAKGKSAIGTTGRGIGPCYEDKAARVGVRVVDLLEPEILTEKVRAATTEKNFWLKEYFGAPTLDAEAIIADYLRYAERLRPFVTDVSVELDHMLESGGLVLFEGAQGVHLDIDHGTYPYVTSSNPVAGAASPGAGVGPKRLSGVLGIVKAYTTRVGSGPFIAELEDENGRWMQEKGAEFGSTTGRPRRCGWLDTVVVRQSVRLAGVSCLCVTKLDVLTGLKTLRICTAYKLDDGSIVERIPASLGVLARCTPIYEDLPGWEEDISQARSLEDLPDNCQRYLQRLAELVGAPLALVSVGPERDATIVVRDPLAVKEA is encoded by the coding sequence ATGCCTGGGGTAGTGGTGGTAGGCACCCAATGGGGTGACGAAGGCAAGGGCAAGGTCGTCGACCTGCTGACCCAGCGGGTGGACGCGGTGGTCCGTTTCCAAGGCGGCAACAACGCCGGTCACACGGTGGTGGTGGGCCAGGACAAGTTCATCCTGCACCTGATCCCCTCGGGCGTGCTGCACGAAAACAAAAGCTGCTTCGTGGGCAACGGCGTTGTCGTCGACCCCGAGGTCTTCATCGCCGAGATCGACCGCCTGGAGCAGCGCGGCGTCGATGTCAGCCCGCGCAAGCTGCGCCTCTCCGAGCGCGCCCACCTTATCATGCCCTATCACAAGGCCCTGGACGTGGCCCGCGAAAAGGCCAAGGGCAAAAGCGCCATCGGCACCACGGGCCGGGGCATCGGCCCCTGCTACGAGGACAAGGCCGCCCGGGTGGGCGTGCGCGTGGTCGACCTGCTGGAGCCCGAGATTCTGACCGAAAAGGTCCGCGCGGCCACGACCGAAAAGAACTTCTGGCTGAAAGAATACTTCGGCGCGCCGACCCTGGACGCCGAGGCCATCATCGCCGACTATCTGCGCTACGCCGAGCGCCTGCGGCCCTTTGTCACCGATGTCTCGGTGGAGTTGGACCACATGCTAGAAAGCGGCGGCCTGGTGCTGTTCGAGGGGGCCCAGGGCGTGCACCTCGATATCGACCATGGCACGTACCCCTACGTCACCTCGTCCAACCCCGTGGCCGGCGCGGCCAGCCCCGGCGCGGGCGTGGGGCCCAAGCGCCTTTCGGGCGTGCTGGGCATTGTCAAGGCCTACACCACCCGCGTGGGCAGTGGGCCGTTCATCGCCGAGCTGGAAGACGAAAACGGCCGCTGGATGCAGGAAAAGGGCGCGGAGTTCGGCTCGACCACCGGTCGTCCCCGGCGTTGCGGCTGGCTGGACACGGTGGTTGTGCGGCAATCGGTGCGCCTGGCCGGGGTGAGCTGCCTGTGCGTGACCAAGCTCGACGTTCTGACGGGCCTGAAGACGCTGCGCATCTGCACGGCCTACAAGCTCGACGACGGCTCGATCGTCGAGCGCATTCCGGCCTCGCTGGGCGTGCTGGCCCGCTGCACGCCGATCTACGAAGACCTGCCCGGCTGGGAAGAAGACATCAGCCAGGCCCGCTCGCTGGAGGATCTGCCCGACAACTGCCAGCGTTATTTGCAGCGTCTGGCCGAGTTGGTCGGCGCGCCACTGGCCCTGGTCTCGGTGGGCCCCGAGCGCGACGCCACCATCGTCGTGCGCGATCCCCTGGCCGTCAAGGAGGCCTGA
- a CDS encoding GNAT family N-acetyltransferase codes for MEIIKVTTGKKRYLDLLLLGDEQEDMIDKYLERGEMFVLDDDGVKAQCVVTKESAGVYELKNIAVRPDCQRQGLGKALVDFLLSRLAACQTLLVGTGDSPGVLRFYEKCGFNQSHRVKNFFVDNYDHPIFENGAQLVDMIYLKIDR; via the coding sequence ATGGAAATCATCAAGGTCACCACAGGCAAGAAAAGATATCTCGACCTGCTGCTGTTGGGGGACGAGCAGGAAGACATGATCGACAAATACCTTGAGCGTGGCGAGATGTTCGTGCTCGATGACGACGGCGTCAAGGCCCAGTGCGTGGTCACAAAGGAATCCGCTGGCGTCTACGAGCTGAAGAATATCGCGGTCAGGCCTGATTGCCAGCGGCAAGGCCTTGGCAAGGCGTTGGTGGATTTTTTGCTATCCCGCCTTGCCGCTTGCCAAACTTTGCTTGTCGGGACAGGCGACAGCCCCGGCGTTTTGCGCTTTTATGAAAAGTGCGGATTCAACCAATCCCACCGCGTCAAAAATTTCTTTGTCGACAACTACGACCATCCGATATTTGAAAACGGAGCCCAGCTTGTCGACATGATTTATCTGAAGATCGATCGCTGA
- a CDS encoding methyl-accepting chemotaxis protein has protein sequence MKRIGLKTKLGALLALAAATAIVIAIIGMNGMSDIDQRLERLVNVSAERVKLAARMGQNLLAIQRDEKNAILAETDEAMDAYDRSTAENVKTLQTRRETLLKLSGERGRAKLEQFDKAFEQYMATNKQVRELARLNSNYRARDLSADQGQQAFAAAEKAAEAILAHYAQKMNLLSQSQDLTEVAQLGAAVEMAVTTGRLMRRMLDIHRTEKNLILATTVEAMDTCARQIDERAKQAGEDVGILARDADPSAQASLNAFKDAWGKFMATNAQVIATARENGNNRAFALSAGEGYKLADQSRSVLTEIVEGNEAEMQADKEAADQDYQRQSTLMITVSLLGVILSLILGVMVARSVTNSLTKIFKGLKSFSTAELDETATVFRRIVAGLSEGADQVTSASGQVSTASQSLASGAAEQSASVEETSASMEEMASMTRKNADSASQADGLAQKANVSMSSLIDSMSEMNRASEETAKIVKTIDEVAFQTNLLALNAAVEAARAGEAGAGFAVVAEEVRNLAMRAAEAAKNTTGLIDDIVRRIKDGAELVGATNQDFTGVAQIIAEIAGSSREQAQGIDQVNAAMVEIDKVVQQSAANAEESAAAAEELNAQSEQMRGFVSEMLQLLDGDSGGASVARRPAARLAASAPAKPGATMKALPYKAGQQRAAAKPTTGPGVIAKKDPAKVIPLDDEADFADF, from the coding sequence ATGAAGCGAATCGGCTTAAAAACCAAGCTGGGCGCGCTGCTGGCCCTGGCCGCGGCCACGGCGATCGTCATCGCCATCATCGGCATGAACGGCATGAGCGACATCGACCAGCGTCTGGAAAGGCTGGTAAACGTCTCGGCCGAGCGGGTCAAGTTGGCCGCGCGCATGGGCCAGAACCTGCTGGCCATCCAGCGCGACGAGAAAAACGCCATCCTCGCCGAGACCGACGAGGCCATGGACGCCTATGATCGATCCACCGCCGAAAACGTAAAAACGCTCCAAACACGTCGGGAAACACTGCTCAAGCTCTCCGGCGAGCGGGGCAGGGCCAAGCTGGAGCAGTTCGACAAGGCCTTCGAGCAATACATGGCCACCAACAAGCAGGTGCGCGAACTGGCCCGCCTCAACTCCAATTACAGGGCGCGCGACCTCTCCGCCGACCAGGGCCAACAGGCCTTCGCCGCCGCCGAAAAGGCCGCCGAGGCCATTTTGGCCCATTACGCCCAAAAAATGAACCTGCTCAGCCAGAGCCAGGATCTGACCGAGGTGGCCCAGCTTGGCGCGGCGGTCGAGATGGCCGTGACCACCGGCAGGCTCATGCGGCGCATGCTCGACATCCACCGAACCGAGAAAAACCTCATCCTGGCCACCACCGTGGAGGCCATGGACACCTGCGCCCGCCAGATCGACGAGCGCGCCAAGCAGGCGGGTGAGGACGTCGGCATCCTGGCGCGCGACGCCGACCCCAGCGCCCAGGCCAGTCTGAACGCCTTCAAGGACGCCTGGGGCAAGTTCATGGCCACCAACGCCCAGGTCATCGCCACCGCCCGCGAAAACGGCAACAACCGGGCCTTTGCCCTCTCGGCCGGCGAAGGCTACAAGCTGGCGGACCAATCCCGGTCGGTCCTGACCGAGATCGTCGAAGGCAACGAGGCGGAAATGCAGGCCGACAAGGAGGCCGCCGACCAGGATTACCAGCGACAGAGCACGTTGATGATCACGGTGAGCCTGCTGGGCGTCATCCTCAGCCTGATCCTTGGCGTGATGGTGGCGCGTTCGGTGACAAACTCGCTGACCAAGATTTTCAAGGGCCTCAAGAGCTTCAGCACCGCCGAACTGGACGAGACCGCCACGGTCTTCCGACGCATCGTCGCCGGCCTCAGCGAGGGCGCCGATCAGGTCACCAGCGCCTCGGGCCAGGTCTCCACGGCCAGCCAGTCCCTGGCCTCGGGCGCGGCCGAGCAGTCGGCCAGCGTGGAGGAGACCTCGGCCTCCATGGAGGAAATGGCCTCCATGACCCGCAAGAACGCCGACAGCGCCTCGCAGGCCGACGGCCTGGCCCAAAAGGCCAACGTCTCCATGTCGTCGCTGATCGACTCCATGAGTGAGATGAACCGCGCCAGCGAGGAAACGGCCAAAATCGTCAAGACCATCGACGAGGTCGCCTTCCAGACCAACCTGCTGGCCCTCAACGCCGCCGTGGAGGCCGCCCGGGCCGGCGAGGCCGGGGCGGGATTTGCCGTGGTGGCCGAGGAGGTGCGCAACCTGGCCATGCGCGCCGCCGAGGCGGCCAAAAACACCACCGGCCTCATCGACGACATTGTCCGCCGCATCAAGGACGGCGCGGAGTTGGTCGGGGCCACCAACCAAGACTTCACCGGCGTGGCCCAGATCATCGCCGAGATCGCCGGCTCATCCCGCGAGCAGGCCCAGGGCATCGACCAAGTCAACGCGGCCATGGTCGAGATCGACAAGGTCGTCCAGCAGAGCGCGGCCAACGCCGAGGAAAGCGCGGCCGCGGCCGAGGAGTTGAACGCCCAGTCCGAACAGATGCGCGGCTTCGTCTCCGAGATGCTGCAGCTCCTCGACGGCGACTCCGGCGGCGCCAGCGTCGCCCGCCGCCCCGCTGCGCGGCTGGCCGCGTCAGCCCCGGCCAAGCCCGGCGCGACGATGAAGGCCCTGCCCTACAAGGCCGGCCAACAGCGCGCCGCCGCCAAGCCGACCACCGGCCCGGGGGTCATCGCCAAGAAAGACCCGGCCAAGGTCATCCCCCTGGATGACGAGGCCGATTTCGCCGACTTCTAA
- a CDS encoding two-component system sensor histidine kinase NtrB encodes MSAPNQDHRLLLDIVDNSPAIVFAKNHQGRFTLSNRTHGWAVGRVVEEIIGRGDEDLFDPITARRRHDEDLGVIRSGRAVFVGEWLPTPSGPRFFAGEKFALRDAQGRVYGMCGILHDLTEHGRADDPPASHAAGPRTDLEHKRRLELLGTLAGGVAHDFRNILTGLLAYAELALTDPTLAANTRARIESLIKAGHRGRELTERIVLFARRREGGDNLIWPAPVIGEAMALLATSLPASVRLRAQLDRAAGPLRAEAVDLHQIVMNLVGNAAQALGESGGQISVGLSAEASSASGDHPCPPSLVLTVADDGPGMDEQTRQRAFEPYFTTRGGSGGGAGLGLFLVRGIAESLGGGVELGSAPGHGTTVRVVLPSAPRHEQSPP; translated from the coding sequence ATGAGCGCGCCGAATCAAGATCATCGCTTGCTGCTCGATATTGTCGACAACTCCCCGGCCATCGTCTTCGCCAAAAATCACCAGGGGCGTTTCACCCTGTCCAACCGCACGCACGGATGGGCCGTGGGCCGCGTGGTCGAAGAAATCATCGGCCGCGGCGACGAGGATCTGTTCGATCCCATCACGGCCAGGCGGCGTCACGACGAAGACCTGGGCGTCATCCGCAGTGGCCGGGCCGTGTTCGTCGGGGAATGGCTTCCCACGCCCAGCGGCCCGCGTTTTTTCGCGGGCGAAAAGTTCGCCCTGCGCGACGCCCAGGGCCGGGTCTACGGCATGTGCGGCATCTTGCACGACCTCACCGAGCACGGCCGCGCCGACGACCCCCCGGCCAGCCACGCGGCGGGGCCCCGCACCGATTTGGAGCACAAACGCCGCCTGGAGTTATTGGGCACGCTGGCCGGCGGCGTGGCCCACGATTTTCGCAACATCCTCACCGGCCTGTTGGCCTACGCCGAGTTGGCGTTGACCGATCCAACCCTGGCGGCCAATACCCGCGCGCGCATCGAGTCTCTGATAAAAGCCGGCCACAGGGGGCGCGAACTCACCGAACGCATCGTGCTTTTCGCCCGACGGCGCGAGGGCGGCGACAACCTCATTTGGCCGGCCCCGGTCATCGGCGAGGCAATGGCCCTTTTGGCGACTAGCCTGCCGGCTTCGGTGCGCCTGCGCGCCCAATTGGACCGCGCCGCCGGGCCGCTGCGCGCCGAGGCCGTGGATCTGCACCAGATCGTCATGAACCTGGTGGGCAACGCCGCCCAGGCCCTGGGCGAAAGCGGCGGCCAGATCAGCGTCGGCCTGAGCGCCGAGGCCAGTTCGGCCAGCGGCGATCACCCCTGCCCGCCCAGCTTGGTCCTCACCGTGGCCGACGACGGCCCCGGCATGGACGAACAGACCCGCCAACGAGCCTTCGAACCCTATTTCACCACACGCGGCGGCTCCGGCGGCGGCGCGGGCCTGGGCCTTTTCCTGGTGCGCGGCATCGCCGAGAGCCTGGGCGGCGGCGTGGAGCTTGGCAGCGCGCCGGGCCACGGGACCACCGTGCGCGTGGTGCTGCCCAGCGCCCCACGGCACGAGCAATCACCGCCCTAG